A genomic region of Arachis hypogaea cultivar Tifrunner chromosome 5, arahy.Tifrunner.gnm2.J5K5, whole genome shotgun sequence contains the following coding sequences:
- the LOC112800018 gene encoding uncharacterized protein, producing MEAIKEQQSSLREGKGEGPTDKKLGLGNVYCKMGEGWTCVITKTEGPDAGKVFLKCGENCSCTIDGETVSKEVNLPPEVEIGSGNQAFCKCGEGWSCVIYKTQGPEAGSGKGFAECAAKCSCSTNSSI from the exons ATGGAGGCCATCAAGGAACAGCAGAGTAGTCTCAG GGAAGGAAAAGGGGAAGGTCCAACAGATAAGAAATTGGGGTTAGGGAATGTGTACTGCAAGATGGGAGAGGGATGGACATGCGTGATAACCAAGACTGAGGGCCCTGATGCTGGCAAAGTTTTCCTTAAATGCGGTGAAAATTGCTCATGCACAAT TGATGGTGAAACAGTGTCAAAGGAAGTGAACTTGCCACCTGAAGTTGAGATTGGGAGCGGCAACCAAGCATTTTGCAAGTGCGGCGAAGGGTGGAGCTGTGTCATATACAAGACTCAAGGCCCTGAGGCTGGATCCGGCAAAGGCTTTGCTGAATGCGCTGCAAAATGCTCTTGCTCTACTAATTCATCCATTTAA
- the LOC112800017 gene encoding putative gamma-glutamylcyclotransferase At3g02910 gives MVVGVEKRDHLIFVYGTLKRGLPNYPLMEGLMAGNDAVLVGSYSTEEAHPLVLGPNGIPYLINLPGSGQRVKGEVYSVSDRALSVLDDFEGLSVGHYERLPVRVAEVGGDAVEAEAYFVQRVFGEGLWKKKGEVGLKEYGVEEAKEYVRKENRKPGSNAVDEVREFVLSC, from the coding sequence ATGGTGGTGGGCGTGGAAAAGAGAGACCACTTGATATTCGTGTACGGAACCCTAAAGCGAGGTTTACCAAACTACCCCCTGATGGAGGGACTGATGGCGGGAAACGACGCCGTTTTAGTTGGATCATACTCAACCGAAGAGGCGCACCCACTCGTTTTGGGTCCCAACGGAATCCCCTACCTGATCAACCTTCCCGGGTCGGGTCAGCGGGTAAAGGGCGAGGTGTATTCAGTTTCCGATCGCGCGCTCTCTGTTCTGGATGATTTCGAAGGGTTGAGTGTGGGACACTACGAGAGGCTGCCGGTTCGGGTGGCGGAGGTCGGCGGAGACGCGGTGGAGGCAGAGGCGTATTTCGTGCAGAGAGTGTTTGGGGAAGGGctgtggaagaagaagggggaggTGGGGCTGAAGGAGTATGGGGTTGAAGAAGCGAAGGAGTATGTGAGGAAAGAGAACAGAAAACCTGGTAGCAATGCCGTTGACGAGGTTCGTGAGTTTGTTCTTAGTTGTTAA